In Aquimarina sp. TRL1, a single window of DNA contains:
- a CDS encoding ammonium transporter: protein MELFTTNNVWMMICTALVFFMHLGFSFLEIGLTRQKNTINILFKNMFIICIGLILYSLFGFNLMYPGFDKEALGILGFSGFGLNSPITETGSLDLSYNTGYTYWTDFLFQGMFAATAATIVSGAVAERVKLGSFMIFTIIYVGLIYPIVGSWKWGGGFLDSMGFYDFAGSSLVHSVGGWAALVAVYLLGPRIGKFTSEGKPMVIPGHSITLAAAGVLILWLGWFGFNGGSVLSADPATTSLTLVTTCIAAATGGLSSFLVSTAIYKNYDLTMFLNGILGGLVAITAGADQMSPMDAIMVGAIAGTLIVFGISLIDRLTLDDPVGAIAVHLICGIWGTLAVGIFGKMAGLHQFFVQLIGIVIIGVFCLLTSFFILFSIKKLSGIRVSEQEEIEGLDFHEHGMDAYPDFRINQH from the coding sequence ATGGAACTATTTACTACTAACAATGTCTGGATGATGATATGTACTGCCCTTGTTTTTTTTATGCATCTGGGGTTCTCTTTTCTGGAAATAGGGTTAACCCGACAAAAAAACACCATTAACATTCTATTCAAAAACATGTTTATCATTTGCATTGGACTTATCTTATACTCTCTTTTTGGTTTTAACCTTATGTATCCTGGGTTTGACAAAGAGGCCTTGGGAATATTGGGGTTTTCTGGTTTTGGTCTTAACTCTCCCATAACTGAGACAGGCTCTTTAGACCTTTCTTATAATACCGGATATACCTATTGGACAGATTTTCTATTTCAAGGCATGTTTGCAGCAACGGCTGCAACCATTGTTTCCGGAGCCGTTGCAGAACGTGTCAAGCTTGGTAGTTTTATGATTTTCACTATTATATATGTAGGGTTAATATATCCTATTGTTGGTTCCTGGAAATGGGGAGGTGGTTTTTTGGATTCTATGGGATTTTATGACTTTGCGGGTTCTAGCCTTGTTCACTCTGTTGGTGGATGGGCAGCACTGGTAGCCGTTTACCTTCTAGGTCCCCGAATTGGAAAATTCACATCCGAGGGTAAACCTATGGTCATCCCTGGTCATAGCATTACACTGGCTGCTGCGGGGGTTTTGATCCTCTGGTTGGGGTGGTTTGGTTTTAATGGAGGTTCTGTATTGTCTGCTGACCCTGCAACCACTTCTCTGACATTGGTTACCACATGTATCGCCGCTGCAACGGGTGGTTTATCTTCTTTTCTGGTTTCCACCGCTATCTATAAAAACTACGACTTAACCATGTTCCTAAATGGGATTTTAGGTGGATTAGTCGCCATCACCGCGGGAGCAGATCAAATGTCTCCTATGGATGCTATTATGGTAGGTGCCATTGCCGGAACATTGATTGTTTTCGGAATATCTCTTATCGACAGACTTACCTTAGACGATCCTGTTGGAGCTATTGCGGTCCATTTGATCTGTGGTATCTGGGGAACACTTGCTGTCGGTATTTTTGGAAAAATGGCAGGACTACATCAATTCTTTGTACAACTTATAGGTATTGTTATCATAGGGGTTTTCTGCCTTCTAACTTCTTTCTTTATTCTATTTTCTATTAAAAAACTTTCCGGAATAAGGGTTTCAGAACAAGAAGAAATAGAAGGGCTCGATTTTCATGAGCACGGTATGGATGCATACCCTGATTTTAGAATTAACCAACACTAA
- a CDS encoding response regulator, protein MVKTESINGCFFWGMLLFVTTVFSQKKTIDVEIRDTVDRVVYRLVKNDSIVEARMYLDKLLEKGKDNPRIQASYYYNYGVIFLSSGRYNKSLNYFKKARRVSQNIPERPFELEIPSLMLRVYREAKQFDKVDSLYAINISKSLKEKNLNKFYNYNDLIISYMDRRDYKNVVLSSEKALKELDEFDFKNEDSIRMHIVDDIIRNEYKLHLAMGLIEEKKEYSYSYRLLNEVEKDSLLFVKRERDAYLKCIAHYKSRYFYEYSPNIDSVYYYQSLAYRYQKIFREKLKERASNADEFIYEILRQENDIAKLSIINKKNKELSTNFFYISFLISFLLALALLFSIYVYRSNKMKNDINEELKEKNKRLLALNEERSRFFSVINHELRTPIYTIKGLTEIIEQNEDATQRQNYIKKLRFFNNHLLGLVNNTLEYTKFHLGNVRLNKEGFSLKKMMVEITSSFSHQVAENNTELHLSIQKDMSSNVVGDRVKISQVLINLIFNAIKFTPDGNIWLSVRKVKENEESITVYFEVKDDGIGIAKEKLPRIFNGFNGTQHIDEYKGGSGLGLYIVKRIVEDLFQSSIEVSSEEGKGTSFGFEVVLEKCKKEKYYKESINYGALLSEHKILVVDDNKINLMITKKTIERSGAQCDIADNGEQAIQMVKDTTYDVVFMDIHMPGKDGLETTREIREFDKEVVIIALTAVDLENMDNKIKDSGMDDIVIKPFKKRDLFQKILAFSKERK, encoded by the coding sequence ATGGTAAAAACAGAAAGTATAAATGGATGCTTTTTTTGGGGAATGTTGCTTTTTGTTACAACCGTTTTTAGTCAAAAAAAGACAATAGATGTAGAAATCAGAGATACAGTTGATAGAGTCGTGTATCGACTGGTAAAGAATGACAGTATTGTAGAAGCCAGAATGTATCTGGACAAGTTGTTGGAAAAAGGAAAAGACAACCCGCGAATACAAGCTTCCTATTATTATAATTATGGAGTTATTTTTCTTTCCTCAGGGAGGTATAATAAAAGCCTCAACTATTTTAAAAAAGCGCGTCGGGTTTCTCAGAACATCCCCGAACGACCTTTCGAATTAGAAATCCCTTCTTTGATGCTTCGGGTATACAGAGAGGCGAAGCAATTTGATAAGGTTGATAGTCTGTATGCGATTAATATTTCTAAAAGCCTTAAAGAGAAAAACCTGAATAAGTTTTACAACTACAATGATCTGATCATCAGTTATATGGATCGGAGAGATTATAAGAATGTAGTATTGAGCTCAGAAAAAGCGCTAAAAGAGCTGGATGAATTTGATTTTAAAAATGAAGATTCCATTCGCATGCATATTGTAGATGATATTATTCGCAATGAATATAAGCTTCATCTGGCAATGGGGTTGATAGAAGAGAAAAAAGAATATAGTTATTCTTATAGGTTGTTAAACGAAGTAGAAAAAGATTCTTTGTTATTTGTAAAGAGAGAACGAGATGCCTATTTGAAATGTATAGCACATTATAAATCCAGGTATTTTTATGAATACAGTCCTAATATAGATTCAGTATACTACTATCAATCTCTGGCATATCGGTATCAAAAAATATTTAGAGAGAAATTAAAAGAGAGAGCCTCCAATGCCGATGAATTTATTTATGAAATTTTACGTCAGGAAAATGATATAGCAAAACTCTCTATTATCAATAAAAAGAATAAAGAACTGAGCACAAACTTTTTCTATATTAGTTTTTTGATCAGTTTTTTATTAGCCCTTGCTCTGTTATTTAGTATTTATGTCTACCGGTCTAATAAGATGAAAAACGATATAAATGAAGAGCTAAAAGAAAAAAATAAGCGATTATTGGCTTTGAATGAAGAACGATCTCGTTTTTTTTCGGTAATCAATCATGAGTTGAGAACACCGATATATACCATTAAAGGATTAACGGAAATTATTGAACAAAATGAAGATGCTACTCAACGTCAAAACTATATCAAGAAGCTGCGTTTTTTTAACAATCATTTATTAGGATTGGTAAACAATACATTGGAGTACACCAAATTTCATTTAGGAAATGTTCGATTAAATAAAGAAGGATTTTCCCTAAAAAAAATGATGGTGGAAATAACCAGCTCTTTTTCTCATCAGGTCGCAGAAAATAACACAGAATTACATTTATCGATCCAGAAAGATATGAGTAGTAATGTCGTAGGAGATCGGGTAAAAATCTCTCAGGTATTAATTAATCTCATATTCAACGCGATTAAGTTCACTCCCGATGGGAATATATGGTTATCCGTAAGAAAAGTAAAAGAAAATGAAGAGAGTATCACTGTTTATTTCGAGGTGAAGGATGATGGAATTGGTATAGCAAAAGAAAAGTTACCTCGTATCTTTAATGGGTTTAATGGAACTCAGCATATCGATGAGTATAAAGGAGGTTCTGGTTTAGGGTTATATATCGTAAAAAGAATTGTAGAAGACTTATTTCAGTCTTCCATTGAAGTATCCTCAGAAGAAGGCAAAGGAACTTCTTTTGGTTTTGAGGTTGTTCTGGAAAAGTGTAAAAAAGAGAAATATTATAAAGAAAGTATTAATTATGGAGCTCTTTTAAGTGAGCATAAGATACTGGTTGTAGATGATAATAAAATTAACCTGATGATCACTAAAAAGACAATAGAACGATCAGGAGCGCAATGTGATATAGCAGATAATGGCGAGCAAGCAATACAAATGGTCAAGGATACAACATATGATGTTGTTTTTATGGATATTCATATGCCGGGAAAAGATGGATTGGAAACAACCAGAGAAATCAGAGAGTTTGATAAGGAAGTTGTAATTATAGCCTTAACCGCAGTAGATCTGGAAAATATGGATAATAAGATCAAAGACTCAGGAATGGATGATATTGTGATAAAACCCTTCAAAAAACGAGATCTTTTTCAAAAAATATTGGCTTTTTCCAAGGAACGAAAATAG
- the mnmE gene encoding tRNA uridine-5-carboxymethylaminomethyl(34) synthesis GTPase MnmE: protein MISKDTIVALATPSGAGAIAVIRVSGQDALHICAPLFRSKKGKNLLDQKSHTIHLGHIIDKNRVLDEVLISLFKGSNSYTGEPTVEISCHGSTYIQQEIIQLLLRKGCRAANPGEFTLRAFINAKLDLSQAEAVADLIASDSEASHRIAMQQMRGGFSNEIKALREELLNFASLIELELDFAEEDVEFADRSQFRALIERITKVLKRLIDSFAVGNVIKNGIPVAIVGEPNVGKSTLLNALLNEERAIVSDIAGTTRDTIEDEIIIGGIGFRFIDTAGIRDTKDVVESIGIQKTFEKIEQAQVVIYLVDSSDLTADRITELQTEIGKIKNKYPQKPLLIVANKVDKLSSEAATTLSNTIEGVHLLSAKNNIGVDTLQDSLLNFVNTGALRNDDTIVTNTRHYDALLKALEEIQKVQYGLDSGLSGDLMAIDIRQALYHFGEITGEISNDDLLGNIFANFCIGK, encoded by the coding sequence ATGATCTCCAAAGATACCATTGTTGCATTGGCGACTCCGAGTGGCGCAGGTGCCATTGCTGTTATCAGAGTTTCCGGACAAGATGCTCTTCATATTTGTGCTCCTCTATTTAGATCCAAAAAGGGAAAAAACCTATTAGATCAAAAGAGTCATACTATTCATTTGGGGCATATCATAGATAAAAACAGGGTATTAGATGAAGTACTGATCTCTTTATTTAAAGGAAGTAACTCTTATACAGGAGAGCCTACTGTAGAAATTTCCTGTCATGGCTCTACTTATATCCAACAAGAAATTATTCAATTATTGCTTCGTAAAGGCTGTCGTGCTGCAAATCCTGGAGAGTTTACACTTCGAGCCTTTATTAATGCTAAACTTGATTTATCGCAAGCAGAAGCTGTTGCCGATTTAATTGCTTCTGATTCTGAAGCTTCTCACAGAATTGCTATGCAACAGATGAGAGGTGGATTTAGTAATGAAATTAAAGCCTTAAGAGAAGAGTTATTAAACTTTGCCTCATTAATAGAATTGGAATTAGATTTTGCAGAAGAAGATGTAGAATTTGCTGATCGTTCTCAATTCCGAGCATTAATTGAGCGAATTACGAAGGTATTAAAAAGACTTATCGATTCTTTTGCTGTCGGAAATGTTATAAAAAATGGGATCCCTGTTGCTATCGTTGGAGAGCCTAATGTAGGAAAATCCACTTTGCTGAACGCACTTTTAAATGAAGAACGAGCTATTGTATCTGATATAGCAGGTACCACACGAGATACTATTGAAGACGAAATCATTATCGGTGGTATTGGCTTTCGTTTTATCGATACAGCGGGAATCAGAGATACTAAAGATGTGGTAGAAAGTATTGGTATTCAGAAAACCTTTGAAAAAATCGAACAAGCACAGGTAGTAATTTATCTGGTCGACAGTTCTGACCTAACTGCTGATCGTATTACCGAATTACAAACAGAAATAGGAAAAATTAAAAATAAATATCCTCAAAAACCTTTGCTCATTGTCGCTAATAAGGTTGATAAACTTTCTTCTGAAGCTGCTACCACTCTAAGCAATACAATTGAAGGAGTTCATTTACTTTCTGCTAAAAATAATATAGGAGTAGATACACTACAGGACTCTTTATTAAATTTTGTTAATACAGGTGCCTTACGAAACGATGATACCATTGTAACCAATACCAGACATTACGATGCCTTATTAAAAGCATTAGAAGAAATACAAAAAGTACAGTATGGTCTGGACAGTGGTCTATCAGGGGATTTGATGGCTATCGACATCAGACAGGCACTGTATCACTTTGGGGAAATCACCGGAGAAATTTCTAACGATGATTTATTGGGTAATATCTTTGCTAATTTCTGTATTGGGAAGTAA
- a CDS encoding Crp/Fnr family transcriptional regulator — MRAALQKILPDDKIDILLSISKVVSIQANEYFVHEGEVPKKIAFIHTGLFRYVYIHEKGYEYTKSLITKHQFICSYSAMIAQTPSHFYIEALEDAELLVVPYQKWIDLVKNDLFWTQLLLGFVEKGFITKEKRERDLLLLSAEKRYLNFLKEFPDIDQRIPQTIIASYLGIQPESLSRIRKKLFS; from the coding sequence ATGAGAGCAGCTTTACAGAAAATACTCCCTGATGACAAAATAGATATCCTACTCTCTATAAGTAAGGTAGTATCTATTCAAGCGAATGAATATTTTGTTCATGAAGGAGAGGTTCCAAAAAAAATTGCTTTTATCCATACCGGCTTATTCAGGTATGTATATATCCATGAAAAAGGGTATGAATACACAAAAAGTCTTATTACAAAACATCAGTTTATTTGTTCTTATTCAGCGATGATTGCTCAAACCCCTTCTCATTTTTATATAGAAGCTCTGGAAGACGCTGAATTATTAGTCGTTCCGTATCAAAAATGGATTGACTTAGTAAAAAATGACTTATTCTGGACTCAGTTATTGCTTGGCTTTGTAGAAAAAGGGTTTATAACCAAAGAAAAGCGTGAGCGAGACTTATTATTGCTTAGTGCCGAAAAAAGATATCTAAATTTTTTAAAAGAATTTCCTGATATCGACCAGAGAATTCCTCAAACTATTATTGCTTCGTATTTGGGAATACAACCGGAAAGCTTAAGTCGTATTCGAAAAAAATTATTTTCTTAG
- a CDS encoding radical SAM protein, whose protein sequence is MEFDALVVKVASRCNLNCSYCFMYNMGDTTYKKQPKYMDADCVDAILEKTIAYLKKYPRKKFTFIFHGGEPLLIDKAFYREFVYKAEKAREQLLTTSFEYDMQTNGVLIDKEWCSLFKELAIFPSISVDGTEKAHDMYRVDHKGRGSYQAVRKGVQLLKRETGLATIACVINTEEDPIVIYNSFKEMGAHSVNYLIPDYTYDNVPFDPNTDETSMADWLIQLFDHWIADPDKYIIPIFKGLINSLLGITDHEHNESKVLVIETNGEIEAIDSLKACGQGFTKSKMKIQTHSFTDILTSPLGRLYFENSTHMLCSQCKACPILEICKGGRLVHRFKKENGFNNPSIYCRNLIQLIAHVQHRLMDIFPSIYEDSNISMIDTSEIIEYLHTVDLTTEINEHTKELISFAQ, encoded by the coding sequence ATGGAATTTGATGCATTAGTGGTAAAAGTAGCAAGTAGGTGTAATCTGAATTGTTCATATTGTTTTATGTACAATATGGGAGATACAACATATAAGAAACAACCAAAATATATGGACGCAGATTGTGTTGATGCGATTTTGGAAAAAACAATTGCCTATCTAAAAAAGTACCCGAGAAAAAAATTCACCTTTATATTTCATGGAGGGGAACCGTTGCTTATTGATAAAGCATTTTATAGGGAATTTGTCTATAAGGCAGAAAAAGCAAGAGAACAGCTGTTAACAACTAGTTTTGAGTATGATATGCAAACCAATGGAGTACTGATTGATAAGGAGTGGTGTTCTCTTTTTAAAGAGTTAGCTATTTTTCCGAGTATCAGTGTTGACGGAACAGAAAAAGCGCATGATATGTATCGGGTAGATCATAAAGGCAGGGGAAGCTATCAGGCTGTTCGAAAAGGGGTACAGTTATTAAAGCGTGAAACTGGACTGGCTACAATTGCCTGTGTCATTAATACAGAGGAAGATCCTATAGTTATATATAATAGTTTTAAAGAGATGGGAGCTCATTCGGTGAATTATTTAATTCCGGATTATACCTATGATAATGTTCCTTTTGACCCTAATACAGACGAGACTTCTATGGCGGATTGGCTGATACAATTGTTTGATCATTGGATAGCAGATCCAGATAAGTACATTATTCCGATATTCAAGGGACTGATCAATTCCTTGTTGGGGATAACAGATCACGAGCATAATGAATCGAAGGTATTGGTAATAGAAACTAATGGAGAAATCGAAGCGATAGATTCATTAAAAGCATGTGGTCAGGGATTCACTAAGTCAAAAATGAAGATACAAACACATAGTTTTACAGATATCCTGACATCTCCTTTAGGAAGGTTATATTTTGAGAATAGTACCCATATGTTGTGTTCGCAGTGCAAAGCATGTCCAATACTGGAAATTTGTAAAGGCGGGAGGTTGGTTCACCGATTTAAAAAAGAAAATGGGTTTAATAACCCTTCGATATATTGCAGGAATTTGATACAGTTAATAGCGCATGTACAACATCGTTTAATGGATATATTTCCCAGTATCTATGAAGATTCGAATATTAGTATGATAGACACTTCAGAAATTATCGAATACCTTCATACGGTTGATCTCACTACAGAAATAAATGAGCATACCAAGGAGTTGATCAGTTTTGCACAATAA